The following proteins come from a genomic window of Ornithinimicrobium cryptoxanthini:
- a CDS encoding RelA/SpoT family protein, with the protein MSEDLPQTSSHTSQGVRARLARLGGTRAGSNPVLEPLLRAVKATHPKADLELIERAYDVAERAHRGQERKSGDAYITHPLAVATILAELGMTPSTLAAALLHDTVEDTAYSLTQLRTEFGEEIAMMVDGVTKLDKVQYGEAAQAETVRKMVVAMARDIRVLVIKLADRLHNARTWRYVSPESAARKANETLEIYAPLAHRLGMNTIKWELEDLSFAQLYPKVYDEIVRMVAQRAPAREEYLAAVRRDIQKDLKEARVKAVVTGRPKHYYSVYQKMIVRGRDFEQIYDLVAVRVLVETVQDCYAVLGALHARWNPVPGRFKDYIAMPKFNMYQSLHTTVMGPDGKPVEVQIRTHQMHRRAEYGVAAHWKYKEDGSKSLGSDGGPAQMEGMEWLRQLLDWQKETADPGEFLESLRFEISGAEVYVFTPGGDVMALPSGATPVDFAYAVHTEVGHHCVGGRVNGKLVALDSSLSNGDVVEILTSKAAGAGPSRDWLNFVKSPRARNKIRQWFSKERREEMIESGKDQIAKVLRKQNQPLQRLMSHETLTAVANDLRYTSVDGLYAAVGEGHVSAAHVVSQLVANLGGEDGATEDLAEATLPSRGRSRTLDAGVTVVGTDDVWVKLAKCCTPVPGDPIMGFVTTGNGVSVHRTDCTNAESLRRYPERIIDVAWSPTETSVFLVQLQVEALDRAGLLAEMTKVLTEQHVNILAASVQTGRDRVALSKFTFEMADPSHLESVVRAVRRVSGVLDAYRITGTAQTDPHRRHRTA; encoded by the coding sequence ATGAGTGAGGACCTCCCGCAGACCTCCTCCCACACCAGCCAGGGCGTGCGGGCTCGCCTGGCCAGACTGGGAGGGACCCGCGCCGGGTCGAACCCGGTGCTGGAGCCGTTGCTGCGCGCCGTGAAGGCGACCCACCCCAAGGCCGACCTCGAGCTGATCGAGCGCGCCTACGACGTCGCCGAGCGCGCCCACCGGGGCCAGGAACGCAAGAGCGGCGACGCCTACATCACCCACCCCCTGGCGGTCGCCACCATCCTGGCCGAGCTGGGCATGACCCCCTCGACCCTGGCCGCGGCGCTGCTGCACGACACGGTCGAGGACACGGCATACTCCCTGACCCAGCTGCGCACGGAGTTCGGCGAGGAGATCGCCATGATGGTCGACGGGGTGACCAAGCTCGACAAGGTGCAGTATGGCGAGGCCGCCCAGGCGGAGACCGTCCGCAAGATGGTGGTCGCCATGGCGCGGGACATCCGCGTGCTGGTCATCAAGCTCGCCGACCGGCTGCACAACGCCCGCACCTGGCGTTATGTCTCGCCCGAGTCGGCCGCCCGCAAGGCCAACGAGACGCTGGAGATCTATGCGCCGCTGGCGCACCGGCTCGGCATGAACACGATCAAGTGGGAGCTGGAGGACCTCTCCTTCGCCCAGCTCTATCCCAAGGTCTATGACGAGATCGTGCGGATGGTCGCCCAGCGCGCCCCGGCCCGGGAGGAGTACCTCGCGGCCGTGCGGCGCGACATCCAGAAGGACCTCAAGGAGGCCCGGGTCAAGGCCGTCGTCACCGGCCGCCCGAAGCACTACTACTCCGTCTATCAGAAGATGATCGTGCGCGGGCGGGACTTCGAGCAGATCTATGACCTGGTGGCCGTGCGGGTGCTCGTCGAGACGGTCCAGGACTGTTATGCAGTGCTCGGTGCGCTGCACGCGCGGTGGAACCCGGTCCCGGGCCGGTTCAAGGACTACATCGCGATGCCGAAGTTCAACATGTACCAGTCGCTGCACACCACCGTGATGGGCCCCGACGGCAAGCCCGTCGAGGTGCAGATCCGCACCCACCAGATGCACCGCCGGGCGGAGTATGGCGTGGCCGCCCACTGGAAATACAAGGAGGACGGCTCCAAGTCGCTCGGCTCCGACGGCGGACCGGCCCAGATGGAGGGCATGGAGTGGCTGCGCCAGCTCCTCGACTGGCAGAAGGAAACCGCGGACCCGGGTGAGTTCCTGGAGTCCCTGCGCTTTGAGATCAGCGGTGCCGAGGTCTATGTCTTCACCCCTGGTGGTGACGTCATGGCGCTGCCGTCCGGCGCGACCCCGGTCGACTTCGCCTATGCGGTCCACACCGAGGTCGGCCACCACTGCGTCGGGGGTCGGGTCAACGGCAAGCTGGTGGCCCTGGACAGCTCCCTGAGCAACGGCGACGTGGTCGAGATCCTCACCAGCAAGGCGGCCGGGGCCGGCCCGAGCCGCGACTGGCTCAACTTCGTCAAGAGCCCGCGGGCCCGCAACAAGATCCGCCAGTGGTTCTCCAAGGAGCGCCGCGAGGAGATGATCGAGTCCGGCAAGGACCAGATCGCCAAGGTGCTGCGCAAGCAGAACCAGCCGCTGCAGCGGCTGATGTCGCACGAGACGCTGACGGCTGTCGCCAACGACCTGCGCTACACCTCGGTCGACGGGCTGTATGCCGCGGTGGGTGAGGGCCATGTCTCCGCAGCCCACGTGGTGAGCCAGCTGGTCGCCAACCTCGGCGGTGAGGACGGCGCCACCGAGGACCTGGCGGAGGCGACCCTGCCGAGCCGGGGCCGCAGCCGCACCCTGGACGCCGGTGTCACGGTGGTCGGCACGGATGATGTGTGGGTCAAGCTGGCCAAGTGCTGCACACCTGTCCCGGGTGACCCGATCATGGGGTTCGTCACCACCGGCAACGGGGTCTCGGTGCATCGCACCGACTGCACCAACGCCGAGTCGCTGCGGCGCTATCCCGAACGCATCATCGACGTGGCCTGGAGCCCGACCGAGACCAGTGTGTTCCTGGTGCAGCTGCAGGTGGAGGCCCTCGACCGAGCCGGCCTGCTCGCGGAGATGACCAAGGTGCTGACCGAGCAGCACGTCAACATCCTGGCTGCGTCGGTGCAGACCGGACGGGACCGGGTCGCCCTGTCGAAGTTCACCTTCGAGATGGCCGACCCGAGCCACCTCGAGTCAGTGGTCCGCGCGGTGCGGCGCG